A single Microbacterium protaetiae DNA region contains:
- a CDS encoding DEAD/DEAH box helicase, whose protein sequence is MNPSLLDRVRGADADAVYDGFVAWAGERGLTLYPAQDEAVIELVSGSHVILSTPTGTGKSLVAIAAHAAAAASGRRTFYTAPIKALVSEKFFALVEIFGAENVGMVTGDSSVNPDAPIVCCTAEILANMALRHGATTPVDQVVMDEFHFYGDPDRGWAWQVPLLLMPGAQFLLMSATLGDVTALAEDLERRTGRPVAQVTGVERPVPLHFSYEIRPVHEVLELLLKDGEVPVYIVHFSQAAAVERAQALSSMKIATREQRDAIAEALGDFRFSTGFGKTLSRMIRAGIGIHHAGMLPRYRRLVETLAQRGLLRVICGTDTLGVGINVPIRTVVVTELAKFDGTRMRQLTAREFHQVAGRAGRAGYDPYGNVVVMAPEWEIENAAALAKAADNPAKRKKIVRKKAPTGAVNWGKGSFERLVDAAPEALVPQLQLSAAMLINIIARGGDAFANVRSLVFNNHQTRAQQFALARRALAIFRTLRDAGIVEVSGGSIHLTVDLQPNFALNQPLSPFALAAIELLDPDDGVDAAGSGHYALDVVSVIEATLDDPRAILAQQEHKARGEAVAAMKADGLEYEARMDALEEVSYPKPLDELLRQSFEVFASSQPWVRDFELSPKSVVRDMFERAMSFSEFVSFYQLARSEGLVLRYLSDAYRAIRQTVPLEARTSELLDVIEWLGELVRQVDSSLVDEWEQLVHPLAASDEPVVPPAPPSVVANHRAFTVLVRNELFRRVQLAALQRDDELVALDPDAGWPGVLDAYFAENDEILTGGSARSPRLCAIDESATEWRVEQTIDDPAGDHDWRIRATVDLEASVDAGAAVVRVVEVVRL, encoded by the coding sequence GTGAACCCCTCGTTACTCGACCGCGTGCGCGGCGCCGATGCCGACGCCGTCTACGACGGGTTCGTCGCCTGGGCGGGTGAGCGTGGGCTCACCCTCTACCCGGCGCAGGACGAGGCCGTCATCGAGCTGGTGTCGGGCTCGCATGTCATCCTGTCAACGCCGACCGGAACCGGCAAGTCGCTCGTGGCCATCGCCGCGCATGCGGCGGCCGCGGCATCCGGTCGCCGCACCTTCTACACCGCGCCGATCAAGGCGCTGGTCAGCGAGAAGTTCTTCGCGCTGGTCGAGATCTTCGGCGCCGAGAACGTCGGCATGGTCACCGGCGATTCGTCGGTCAACCCCGACGCGCCGATTGTGTGCTGCACGGCCGAGATCCTCGCGAACATGGCGCTGCGGCACGGCGCGACCACACCGGTCGACCAGGTCGTGATGGACGAGTTCCACTTCTACGGCGACCCTGACCGCGGGTGGGCGTGGCAGGTTCCCCTGCTGCTGATGCCTGGCGCACAGTTCCTGCTGATGTCGGCGACGCTCGGCGATGTGACGGCGCTCGCTGAAGACCTTGAGCGCCGCACCGGGCGACCGGTCGCACAGGTCACGGGCGTCGAGCGCCCGGTGCCGCTGCACTTCTCGTACGAGATCCGCCCCGTGCACGAAGTGCTCGAGCTGCTGCTGAAAGACGGCGAGGTGCCGGTCTATATCGTGCACTTCTCGCAGGCGGCCGCCGTCGAGCGTGCGCAGGCGCTGTCGAGCATGAAGATCGCCACGCGCGAGCAGCGCGACGCCATCGCCGAGGCCCTCGGCGACTTTCGCTTCTCGACCGGGTTCGGCAAGACGCTGTCGCGCATGATCCGGGCGGGCATCGGCATCCACCACGCCGGTATGCTGCCGCGGTACCGACGGCTCGTCGAAACGCTCGCCCAGCGCGGACTTCTGCGCGTCATCTGCGGCACCGACACCCTCGGCGTGGGCATCAACGTGCCGATCCGCACGGTCGTGGTCACCGAGCTCGCCAAGTTCGACGGCACCCGGATGCGGCAGCTGACCGCCCGCGAGTTCCATCAGGTCGCCGGCCGGGCCGGGCGCGCCGGCTACGACCCGTACGGAAACGTCGTGGTCATGGCGCCGGAGTGGGAGATCGAGAACGCCGCGGCACTCGCGAAGGCCGCCGACAACCCCGCCAAGCGCAAGAAGATCGTGCGTAAGAAGGCGCCGACCGGGGCGGTGAACTGGGGCAAGGGATCGTTCGAACGACTGGTGGATGCCGCGCCCGAGGCGCTCGTGCCGCAGCTGCAGTTGTCGGCGGCCATGCTGATAAACATCATCGCGCGCGGCGGCGATGCGTTCGCGAACGTGAGATCGCTCGTGTTCAACAATCATCAGACGCGCGCGCAGCAGTTCGCGCTCGCGCGCCGGGCGCTGGCGATCTTCCGCACGCTGCGCGACGCGGGAATCGTCGAGGTCTCAGGCGGCAGCATCCACCTCACCGTCGATCTGCAGCCGAACTTCGCCCTGAACCAGCCATTGTCGCCGTTCGCGCTGGCCGCCATCGAGCTGCTCGATCCCGACGATGGGGTGGATGCTGCGGGCAGCGGCCACTACGCGCTCGATGTGGTGAGCGTCATCGAGGCGACGCTGGATGACCCGCGGGCGATCCTGGCGCAGCAGGAGCATAAGGCACGCGGCGAGGCCGTTGCTGCCATGAAGGCCGACGGTCTCGAGTACGAGGCGCGTATGGACGCGCTCGAAGAGGTCAGCTACCCGAAGCCGCTGGACGAGCTGCTGCGTCAGTCGTTCGAGGTGTTCGCGTCGAGCCAACCGTGGGTGCGCGACTTCGAGCTGTCGCCCAAGTCGGTGGTGCGCGACATGTTCGAGCGGGCCATGTCATTCTCTGAGTTCGTCTCGTTCTACCAGTTGGCCCGCAGCGAGGGCCTCGTGCTGCGGTACCTCTCTGATGCCTACCGAGCGATCCGGCAGACCGTGCCGCTCGAGGCCCGCACCTCGGAGCTGCTCGACGTCATCGAGTGGCTCGGCGAGCTCGTGCGGCAGGTCGACTCGAGCCTGGTCGATGAGTGGGAGCAGCTCGTGCACCCGCTCGCGGCCTCCGACGAGCCCGTGGTGCCGCCCGCGCCGCCCTCGGTTGTGGCCAACCATCGCGCGTTCACGGTGCTCGTGCGCAACGAGCTGTTCCGGCGGGTGCAACTGGCCGCGCTGCAGCGTGATGACGAGCTCGTGGCCTTGGACCCGGATGCCGGGTGGCCCGGCGTGCTCGACGCGTATTTCGCCGAGAACGACGAGATTCTGACGGGCGGATCCGCGCGCTCGCCGCGGCTGTGCGCGATCGACGAGAGTGCGACCGAGTGGCGGGTCGAGCAGACGATCGACGATCCCGCCGGCGACCACGATTGGCGCATCCGTGCCACAGTCGATCTGGAGGCATCGGTGGATGCCGGAGCCGCCGTCGTGCGGGTCGTCGAGGTCGTGCGGCTGTAG
- a CDS encoding DUF4262 domain-containing protein: MSTIPTPAERAWLDQDDAHVADTIRRHGVCLQLIGIGACAVPGCPCTTESKMPFGYTIGLFGIAHPELVVVGLGMPTVSSVLNSAARLVLDGARLTPGETLELPCWDRQIVIEQVPNPGYIAFGANRHYQRPAEASVPLLQLTYTDPRGRYPWDRLYAGARRRQPRPGEWDAR; this comes from the coding sequence ATGTCCACCATCCCCACTCCCGCCGAGCGCGCCTGGCTCGATCAAGACGACGCGCACGTCGCCGACACTATCCGGCGCCACGGCGTCTGTCTGCAACTGATCGGCATCGGCGCTTGTGCCGTTCCCGGCTGTCCGTGCACGACAGAGTCCAAGATGCCGTTCGGCTATACGATCGGGCTGTTCGGCATCGCGCATCCGGAACTGGTCGTCGTCGGCCTCGGGATGCCCACCGTCTCGTCCGTGCTCAATTCCGCCGCGCGGCTCGTGCTCGACGGAGCTCGCCTCACCCCGGGCGAGACTCTCGAGCTTCCCTGCTGGGACCGGCAGATCGTCATCGAGCAAGTGCCGAACCCCGGCTACATCGCCTTCGGCGCGAACCGCCACTATCAGCGCCCTGCAGAGGCGTCGGTGCCCCTGCTGCAGTTGACCTACACCGATCCGCGCGGCCGTTACCCGTGGGACCGCCTGTATGCCGGGGCCCGCCGCCGTCAGCCGCGGCCGGGCGAGTGGGATGCCCGCTGA
- a CDS encoding VOC family protein, translating into MLIFDHLGLSVADIDRAREQFDPVMRALGFDRHDRENDTSWQRDGEPEFILLPAREPDSGPHVHGRVGWQHLAFEVGSRAEVDRLHDIATGAGWTVVRDPKLYPRFTDRYYASFVEDDNGIRIEFMNNPPRSDQ; encoded by the coding sequence ATGCTCATCTTCGATCACCTCGGGCTCTCCGTCGCCGACATCGATCGTGCACGCGAGCAGTTCGATCCCGTGATGCGGGCGCTCGGCTTCGACCGACACGACCGCGAGAACGACACGAGCTGGCAGCGCGACGGCGAGCCCGAGTTCATCCTGCTGCCCGCCCGCGAGCCCGACAGCGGCCCGCACGTGCACGGCCGCGTCGGCTGGCAGCATCTGGCCTTCGAGGTCGGCTCCCGCGCCGAGGTCGACCGGCTGCACGACATCGCGACCGGTGCCGGGTGGACAGTGGTGCGCGATCCGAAGCTGTACCCGCGATTCACCGACCGCTACTACGCGTCCTTCGTCGAAGACGACAACGGCATCCGCATCGAGTTCATGAACAACCCGCCGCGCTCAGACCAGTAG
- the recQ gene encoding DNA helicase RecQ, whose translation MSTPAGDPYADATWVPDDVPPDEWAPPEDDEWMAQPDDAPEGVSSRFARLRTESSGRPGAGADPLTVLHEVYGYDAFRGEQAAIVEQVVGGGDAVVLMPTGGGKSVTYQVPALVREGTGLVVSPLIALMHDQVEALIANGVRAAFLNSTQTSPERADVERAYLSGELDLLYVAPERLNLSQTTALLQRGRLSVIAIDEAHCVSQWGHDFRPDYLALGDLGERFPGVPRMALTATATRETHRELTERLHLPEAKHFVASFDRPNIQYRIEPKVDARRQLVQFIRTMPEGSAGIVYALSRKSVDATAEYLRGQGIDALAYHAGLDAAVRARHQSRFLRDDGVVMVATIAFGMGIDKPDVRFVAHIDLPKSVEGYYQETGRAGRDGEPSVAWMAYGLGDVVQQRRLIDASEGDRTFKTRLGQHLDAMLALCETVGCRRQNLLGYFGQASEPCGNCDTCLQAPETWDGLVPAQKLLSTIVRLQRERGQAYGAGHLIDILRGASTERIVRFGHDKLATYGIGADLSDQDWRSVVRQLLARGILVATGEYGTLALGEAAGGVLRGDTDVPLRRDVLGRGGSRSSGQARKASEAVAPGDQDLFEALRTWRGGVAREQGVPAYVVFNDATLRALAEHRPASIDELDGITGIGAKKREAYGEGVLEVIAAQG comes from the coding sequence GTGAGTACTCCCGCCGGTGATCCCTACGCAGACGCGACGTGGGTGCCCGACGACGTGCCGCCCGATGAGTGGGCACCGCCGGAGGACGACGAGTGGATGGCGCAGCCTGACGACGCGCCCGAGGGCGTTTCGTCTCGCTTCGCTCGCTTAAGGACCGAATCTTCCGGCCGCCCGGGAGCAGGCGCCGACCCGCTCACGGTGCTGCACGAGGTGTACGGGTACGACGCGTTCCGCGGCGAGCAGGCGGCGATCGTCGAGCAGGTCGTAGGCGGCGGCGACGCCGTCGTGCTCATGCCCACCGGCGGCGGCAAGTCGGTCACCTACCAGGTGCCCGCGCTCGTGCGCGAAGGCACCGGCCTCGTCGTGAGTCCCCTCATCGCGCTCATGCACGACCAGGTCGAGGCCCTCATCGCGAACGGCGTGCGGGCCGCCTTCCTGAACTCGACGCAGACCTCGCCCGAGCGCGCCGACGTCGAGCGTGCCTACCTCTCCGGTGAGCTCGACCTGCTCTACGTCGCGCCCGAACGACTGAACCTGTCCCAGACGACGGCGCTGCTGCAGCGCGGGCGGCTCAGCGTGATAGCGATCGACGAGGCGCACTGTGTGTCGCAGTGGGGCCACGATTTCCGCCCCGACTATCTCGCCCTCGGCGACCTGGGTGAGCGATTCCCCGGCGTGCCGCGCATGGCGCTGACGGCGACGGCGACCCGCGAGACGCATCGTGAGCTGACCGAGCGCCTGCACCTGCCCGAGGCCAAGCATTTCGTGGCCAGTTTCGACCGGCCCAACATCCAGTACCGCATCGAGCCGAAGGTCGACGCACGCCGGCAGCTGGTGCAGTTCATCCGCACGATGCCCGAGGGGTCGGCCGGCATCGTCTATGCCCTGAGCCGCAAGAGCGTCGACGCGACGGCGGAGTATCTGCGCGGACAGGGCATCGACGCACTCGCGTACCACGCGGGGCTGGATGCCGCGGTCCGGGCGCGGCACCAGTCGCGGTTCCTGCGCGACGACGGCGTCGTCATGGTCGCCACGATCGCGTTCGGCATGGGCATCGACAAGCCCGATGTGCGCTTCGTGGCACACATCGACCTGCCCAAGTCGGTCGAGGGCTACTACCAAGAGACCGGCCGCGCCGGCCGCGACGGCGAGCCGAGCGTCGCGTGGATGGCCTACGGCCTGGGCGATGTCGTCCAGCAGCGCCGCCTCATCGACGCTTCCGAGGGTGACCGCACGTTCAAAACCCGGCTGGGTCAGCACCTCGACGCCATGCTCGCCCTGTGTGAGACGGTGGGATGCCGCCGCCAGAACCTGCTCGGATATTTCGGACAGGCATCCGAGCCGTGCGGCAACTGCGACACGTGCCTGCAGGCGCCCGAGACCTGGGACGGACTCGTGCCGGCGCAGAAGCTGCTGTCGACCATCGTGCGCCTGCAGCGCGAGCGCGGGCAGGCGTATGGGGCCGGGCACCTCATCGACATCCTGCGCGGGGCCTCGACCGAACGCATCGTGCGATTCGGCCACGACAAGCTCGCCACCTACGGCATCGGCGCCGACCTGAGCGACCAGGACTGGCGCAGCGTCGTGCGGCAGCTGCTCGCGCGCGGCATCCTCGTGGCGACGGGGGAGTATGGCACTCTCGCCCTCGGCGAGGCCGCGGGCGGTGTGCTGCGCGGCGATACCGATGTGCCGTTGCGGCGCGATGTGCTCGGGCGCGGCGGGTCGCGGTCGAGCGGGCAGGCGCGCAAGGCGTCGGAGGCCGTGGCCCCGGGCGACCAAGACCTCTTCGAAGCGCTGCGCACCTGGCGCGGCGGTGTCGCGCGCGAGCAGGGGGTGCCGGCCTACGTGGTCTTCAACGACGCGACGCTGCGCGCGCTCGCCGAGCACCGGCCCGCGTCGATCGATGAGCTCGACGGCATCACCGGCATCGGCGCGAAGAAGCGCGAGGCCTACGGCGAGGGCGTGCTCGAGGTGATCGCCGCGCAGGGCTGA
- a CDS encoding glycoside hydrolase family 3 protein, which yields MRQRIPKGIRRSMYVGMGAMLAVGLIAPTAATADDELPWMDTTLSADARADLLIDAMSLDQKFQQIAMKPVANTNIPGCDFSSGGRHVEGIPELQIPTLRMTNGPFGGGDCAVAPTSTGLTSALTVASSFDPNVSTAWGDIIGEETRASAHNVLLTPGINLGRVANAGRNFEYFGEDPYLAGVMATAQVNAVQSWGVQSVAKHFAANEQETGRNTMDTIVDDETMHELYLLPFEMTIQEANLASVMCSYPHLNGVYACESEELLTDWLRDDLGFEGYVMSDRGATHSTAPALTAGLDLEFASPRWFTPQLLTAALDAGTIEVADIDQALDRRYTVMFELGQFDDPINSLTPIDYDANGKKIRSIGEQGSVLLKNDGHTLPLDSGLSSVALIGTPTFAG from the coding sequence ATGAGACAACGCATTCCCAAGGGCATTCGTCGATCTATGTACGTCGGTATGGGGGCCATGCTCGCCGTCGGGCTGATAGCGCCTACTGCCGCCACCGCGGACGATGAGCTGCCATGGATGGACACGACCCTTTCCGCTGATGCGCGTGCGGACCTGCTCATCGATGCGATGAGTCTTGATCAGAAGTTCCAGCAGATCGCGATGAAGCCGGTTGCCAACACGAACATCCCTGGTTGCGATTTCTCCAGCGGTGGCCGTCATGTCGAAGGAATCCCCGAGCTGCAGATCCCGACCTTGCGGATGACAAACGGCCCGTTCGGCGGCGGTGACTGCGCCGTCGCGCCGACGTCGACGGGCTTGACAAGCGCGCTCACCGTCGCCTCGTCGTTTGACCCGAATGTCTCCACAGCGTGGGGTGACATCATCGGCGAAGAGACACGGGCAAGCGCTCACAACGTGCTGCTGACGCCGGGAATCAATCTCGGCCGTGTCGCCAATGCGGGTCGAAACTTCGAGTACTTCGGCGAGGACCCCTATCTCGCCGGTGTCATGGCCACTGCGCAGGTCAACGCCGTGCAGAGTTGGGGTGTGCAGTCGGTCGCGAAGCACTTTGCGGCCAACGAGCAGGAGACCGGGCGGAACACGATGGACACCATCGTCGACGACGAGACCATGCACGAGCTGTACCTTCTGCCGTTCGAGATGACGATCCAAGAGGCCAATCTGGCCTCGGTGATGTGCTCGTACCCCCATCTGAACGGCGTCTATGCGTGTGAGAGCGAAGAGTTGCTCACGGACTGGCTGCGCGACGACCTCGGCTTCGAGGGATACGTCATGTCAGACCGTGGCGCGACGCACAGCACCGCGCCGGCACTCACCGCCGGGCTCGATTTGGAGTTCGCGAGCCCGAGATGGTTCACGCCGCAACTTCTTACCGCAGCACTCGACGCCGGCACCATTGAGGTCGCAGACATCGATCAGGCATTGGACCGCCGATACACCGTCATGTTCGAGCTCGGTCAATTCGACGACCCGATCAATTCGCTCACCCCGATCGACTATGACGCCAACGGCAAGAAGATTCGGTCCATCGGCGAGCAGGGAAGTGTTCTACTCAAGAACGACGGCCACACCCTTCCCCTCGACTCCGGTCTGAGTTCGGTCGCGCTCATCGGTACTCCGACGTTCGCAGGGTAG
- a CDS encoding glycoside hydrolase family 3 C-terminal domain-containing protein codes for MVVTAPYTVTPEEGLNNALDSVGSLAEVTYNDASDIEAAAALAARSDVAIVMVGDISREGVDRSDLALPHTDGVDQDALVSAVAAANANTVVVLKNGGPVLLPWLDEVPAVLEAWYPAQEDGNIVGNLLVGLENPSGKLPITFPTQEREGATATVEQWPGIDPDGSGPLPLTATYSEGLEMGYRWYDANDVAPTFAFGYGLSYTSFALSNVTVTPGSNDGTAPVEVSFSVKNTGEVRGAEVGQVYLGLPDEANQPPKRLVGFDKVTLNPGESKRVSVTIDPAASNHPLSVWDEDADGWKIVEGEYSVLIGNASNNITLEDSFTISGPPFDIATEASTRTLAGKAYVTATVINNGEIPLDVVLSTPYGDKKFTAVQPGKKASVSINSTSASIPSGTVTATVSGTVDGELVTYTSTADYAAAG; via the coding sequence ATCGTCGTCACCGCGCCGTACACGGTCACTCCCGAAGAGGGATTGAACAACGCGCTGGACTCCGTCGGTTCGCTGGCCGAGGTTACCTACAACGATGCCTCCGACATCGAAGCCGCCGCTGCGCTGGCCGCGCGCTCGGATGTCGCGATCGTCATGGTCGGCGACATCTCGCGCGAGGGAGTGGACCGTTCCGATCTCGCACTGCCGCACACCGATGGGGTGGATCAGGATGCGCTCGTCTCCGCCGTCGCGGCAGCGAACGCGAACACAGTCGTCGTGCTCAAGAACGGTGGACCCGTGCTGCTTCCTTGGCTGGACGAGGTTCCCGCAGTGCTGGAGGCATGGTATCCGGCGCAGGAGGACGGCAACATCGTGGGCAACCTGCTGGTCGGCCTCGAGAATCCTTCGGGCAAGCTTCCGATCACGTTCCCGACGCAGGAGCGCGAGGGCGCCACGGCAACCGTCGAGCAGTGGCCCGGCATCGACCCCGATGGTTCAGGGCCGCTGCCCTTAACCGCGACCTACAGCGAGGGCCTCGAGATGGGGTATCGCTGGTATGACGCCAACGATGTCGCACCCACATTCGCCTTCGGATACGGCCTGTCGTACACCAGCTTCGCGCTTTCGAACGTGACGGTGACGCCGGGTTCGAACGACGGCACGGCGCCGGTCGAGGTGTCGTTCTCAGTCAAGAACACGGGCGAGGTGCGTGGCGCTGAGGTCGGACAGGTCTATCTCGGGCTGCCTGACGAGGCGAACCAGCCTCCCAAGCGTCTGGTCGGCTTTGATAAGGTGACGCTGAATCCCGGCGAGAGCAAGCGGGTGTCGGTCACGATCGACCCCGCAGCATCCAACCACCCCCTGTCGGTGTGGGACGAGGATGCTGACGGCTGGAAGATCGTCGAGGGCGAATACTCCGTTCTCATCGGCAATGCGTCAAACAACATCACGCTCGAGGACAGTTTCACCATCAGTGGTCCTCCGTTCGACATCGCGACCGAGGCATCGACCCGCACTCTCGCCGGCAAGGCGTACGTGACAGCAACGGTTATCAACAACGGTGAGATTCCGCTCGATGTCGTTCTGTCCACGCCGTACGGCGACAAGAAGTTCACCGCTGTGCAGCCCGGCAAGAAGGCGAGCGTGTCGATCAACTCGACATCGGCATCCATCCCGTCAGGGACCGTGACGGCGACAGTGTCGGGAACGGTCGACGGTGAGCTCGTGACATACACATCGACGGCGGACTACGCCGCGGCCGGTTAG
- a CDS encoding gluconokinase, whose product MTGDALPPIVVMGVSASGKTSVASALAMRLGVQWRDADDLHPPENVAKMASGIPLSDDDRWPWLDEVGRELAAGAASGGCIFACSALRRVYRDRLRLRARGVLFIHLTGDPELLAERAAAREDHYMPASLLPSQLAALEPLDADENGVVLDVAASVDQITDAAVIWLMSTLNVTIPSDSA is encoded by the coding sequence ATGACTGGTGACGCGTTGCCCCCCATCGTGGTGATGGGTGTCTCCGCATCGGGCAAGACCAGCGTCGCGTCGGCGTTGGCCATGCGTCTCGGCGTGCAATGGCGCGACGCTGACGACCTGCATCCTCCGGAGAACGTCGCCAAGATGGCATCCGGCATCCCCCTGAGCGACGACGACCGGTGGCCGTGGCTCGACGAAGTGGGCAGGGAGCTCGCTGCCGGCGCCGCATCCGGCGGCTGTATTTTCGCGTGCTCAGCATTGCGACGCGTCTATCGTGACCGGCTGCGCTTGCGAGCGCGGGGGGTGCTCTTCATCCACCTGACCGGAGACCCTGAGCTTCTCGCCGAACGCGCCGCCGCACGTGAAGACCACTACATGCCTGCGTCGCTGCTCCCGTCACAGCTCGCCGCGCTCGAGCCGCTCGATGCCGACGAGAACGGAGTCGTCCTCGATGTCGCGGCATCCGTCGATCAGATCACTGATGCCGCCGTCATTTGGCTGATGTCGACGCTCAACGTGACGATCCCCTCCGACTCCGCATGA
- the manD gene encoding D-mannonate dehydratase ManD has translation MRIDKAEVIVTSPDRNFVTLKLTTDDGLTGLGDATLNGRELAVVAYLTEHVVPLLIGCDAHRIEDTWQFLYRSAYWRRGPVTMAAIAAVDMALWDVKGKAAGMPVYQLLGGASRHGLLAYGHASGKEISELFDSVHEHLEKGYRAIRVQTGVPGLKAIYGIASQAAAAGGGEARYDHEPARRGAKPVEEDWDTRSYLRHIPTVFEAVRNEFGPELPLLHDGHHRMTPIQAATLGKSLEPYDLFWLEDCTPAENQEALRLVRQHTTTPLAIGEIFNTVWDFKDIIREQLIDYVRGAVTHMGGISPLKKTLDYAAMYQIKSGMHGPTDISPVGMAAAMHLGLAIHNFGIQEYMQHGAKTDQVFEQSFTWQNGMLHPGDKPGLGVELNVDEAGKYPYEQAYLPYNRLADGTVHDW, from the coding sequence ATGCGGATCGACAAGGCAGAAGTCATCGTCACGAGCCCCGACCGGAATTTCGTGACCCTCAAGCTCACAACAGACGACGGGCTGACCGGTCTCGGCGACGCCACATTGAACGGCCGCGAGCTGGCGGTGGTGGCCTACCTCACCGAACACGTTGTGCCGTTGCTGATCGGTTGTGATGCCCATCGCATCGAGGACACCTGGCAGTTTCTATACCGATCCGCGTACTGGCGGCGCGGACCGGTGACAATGGCGGCGATTGCCGCCGTCGACATGGCACTGTGGGACGTCAAGGGCAAGGCTGCCGGTATGCCCGTATACCAGCTGCTCGGCGGCGCCAGCAGACACGGGCTGCTCGCGTATGGACACGCGTCGGGCAAGGAAATCTCCGAACTCTTCGATTCGGTGCACGAGCACCTTGAGAAGGGATATCGCGCCATCCGAGTGCAGACCGGCGTTCCAGGACTCAAGGCCATTTACGGCATCGCGTCGCAGGCCGCCGCTGCGGGCGGTGGGGAGGCGCGGTACGACCATGAGCCAGCCCGCCGCGGTGCCAAGCCTGTGGAAGAGGATTGGGATACTCGCTCCTACCTGCGGCACATTCCGACGGTGTTCGAAGCTGTTCGCAACGAGTTCGGTCCCGAGCTGCCGCTGCTGCACGACGGCCACCATCGAATGACGCCGATCCAGGCTGCCACGCTTGGCAAGTCGCTCGAACCGTATGACCTGTTCTGGCTGGAGGACTGCACCCCGGCCGAGAACCAGGAGGCGCTGCGCCTGGTGCGCCAGCACACCACCACCCCGCTGGCGATCGGCGAGATCTTCAACACCGTGTGGGACTTCAAAGACATCATTCGCGAACAGCTCATCGACTATGTCCGCGGCGCCGTCACGCACATGGGCGGCATCTCCCCGTTGAAGAAGACTCTCGACTATGCCGCTATGTACCAGATCAAGTCGGGTATGCATGGGCCGACGGATATCTCACCAGTGGGAATGGCCGCTGCGATGCATCTGGGCCTGGCCATCCATAACTTCGGCATCCAGGAGTACATGCAGCACGGAGCGAAGACAGACCAGGTCTTCGAGCAGTCCTTTACGTGGCAGAACGGGATGCTGCATCCCGGCGACAAGCCCGGCCTCGGTGTCGAACTCAACGTGGACGAGGCCGGCAAGTACCCTTACGAGCAGGCATACCTGCCCTACAACCGACTCGCCGATGGGACAGTGCATGACTGGTGA